The following coding sequences are from one Streptomyces sp. NBC_01294 window:
- a CDS encoding DUF4184 family protein: MPFTLSHAAAVLPAVRRTGRARGPLVASALVLGSFAPDTFYFTDAIVEGVMAYGSFTHSLAGVFTLDAVLTAVLVGCWLLLREPLIALLPRGRQGRVHAFVRGEEWRGRRRLPALAAWFYVSAVAGSLTHVVWDSFTHIDRWGTNALPELGEPLAFGLPLYSYLQYGSSAVAACALLWFTATALRRLPDSAAPASVPVLGRAEVWGAIALVAVCVAAGVTMRVIRFYTFFDRIRTPFDIIPTVCFGAGAGLAVALLLYGVLVRLLHRRDRDRDRTDEETRTPVPTA, encoded by the coding sequence ATGCCGTTCACTCTCAGCCATGCGGCTGCCGTACTTCCGGCCGTCCGCCGGACGGGGCGCGCACGGGGCCCCCTGGTCGCCTCCGCACTGGTCCTCGGCTCGTTCGCGCCGGACACCTTCTACTTCACTGACGCGATCGTCGAGGGCGTCATGGCGTACGGGAGCTTCACGCACTCCCTGGCGGGGGTGTTCACGCTGGACGCCGTGCTCACCGCCGTCCTCGTGGGGTGCTGGCTGCTGCTGCGCGAGCCGCTGATCGCGCTCCTGCCGCGCGGCCGGCAGGGCAGGGTCCACGCCTTCGTACGGGGCGAGGAGTGGCGCGGGCGTCGCCGACTGCCCGCGCTCGCCGCCTGGTTCTACGTATCGGCGGTCGCCGGTTCCCTCACCCACGTGGTGTGGGACAGCTTCACGCACATCGACCGCTGGGGAACGAACGCGCTGCCGGAGCTCGGCGAGCCGCTCGCCTTCGGCCTGCCCCTCTACTCGTACCTCCAGTACGGCAGTTCGGCGGTCGCGGCCTGCGCGCTGCTCTGGTTCACGGCGACCGCGCTGCGCCGCCTTCCCGACTCCGCGGCCCCCGCCTCGGTGCCGGTGCTCGGCCGCGCGGAGGTCTGGGGCGCGATCGCCCTCGTCGCGGTGTGCGTGGCGGCCGGGGTCACGATGCGCGTGATCCGCTTCTACACCTTCTTCGACCGGATCCGTACGCCGTTCGACATCATCCCGACGGTCTGCTTCGGCGCGGGCGCCGGCCTCGCCGTGGCCCTGCTTCTGTACGGGGTCCTCGTACGCCTGCTCCACCGCCGCGACCGCGACCGTGACCGCACGGACGAGGAAACGCGAACGCCCGTCCCCACCGCCTGA
- the polA gene encoding DNA polymerase I — protein sequence MADSASKKTDQTTAADRPRLMLMDGHSLAYRAFFALPAENFTTATGQPTNAIYGFASMLANTLRDEAPTHFAVAFDVSRKTWRSTEFPEYKANRSKTPDEFKGQVELIGELLDTMHVPRFAVDGFEADDVIATLATQAEAAGFDVLIVTGDRDSFQLVSEHTTVLYPTKGVSELTRFTPEKVEEKYGLTPQQYPDFAALRGDPSDNLPGIPGVGEKTAAKWITQFGSFAELVERAEEVKGKAGQNFRDHLEAVKLNRVLTEMVKDVELPKAPADLARVAYDRTAMLGVLDVLEIRNASLRERLLAVDPGAAEEPAPAPAASVELDGSVLGTGELAPWLESHAGGPLGIATVDSWALGQGSISEIGLAAAAGAAAWFTPAELDEADERAFAAWAADPAKPKVVHNAKGLMRVFPEHGWSLAGVAMDTALAAYLVKPGRRSFDLDALSMEYLHRELAPAAADGQLAFGADDTAEAEALMGQARAVLDLGDAFTDKLAEVGAAELLHDMELPTSELLARMERSGIAADRDHLEAMEQQFAGAVQQAVKEAHAAVGHEFNLGSPKQLQEVFFGELDLPKTKKTKTGYTTDADALAWLATQTDHELPVIMLRHREQAKLRVTVEGLVKTIAADGRVHTSFSQTVAATGRLSSTDPNLQNVPVRTDEGRAIRRGFVVGEGFESLMTADYSQIELRVMAHLSEDEGLIEAFATGEDLHTTVASQVFGVERSAVDAEMRRKIKAMSYGLAYGLSAFGLAQQLNIEPAEARGLMETFFERFGGVREYLQRVVDEARATGYTATVFGRRRYLPDLNSDNRQRREAAERMALNAPIQGTAADIVKVAMLRVDKAIAEAGLRSRMLLQVHDEIVLEIAPGERERVEELVRREMGAAVELRAALDVSVGVGPDWESAAH from the coding sequence GTGGCAGATTCAGCATCGAAGAAGACCGACCAGACGACCGCAGCGGACCGCCCCCGCCTGATGCTCATGGACGGGCACTCCCTGGCGTACCGGGCGTTCTTCGCGCTGCCCGCGGAGAACTTCACGACCGCGACGGGCCAGCCGACCAACGCCATCTACGGCTTCGCGTCGATGCTGGCGAACACGCTGCGCGACGAGGCGCCCACGCACTTCGCGGTGGCGTTCGACGTGTCCCGCAAGACGTGGCGGTCGACCGAGTTCCCCGAGTACAAGGCGAACCGCTCCAAGACCCCCGACGAGTTCAAGGGGCAGGTGGAGCTGATCGGCGAGCTGCTCGACACGATGCACGTGCCGCGGTTCGCCGTCGACGGCTTCGAGGCCGACGACGTGATCGCGACGCTGGCGACGCAGGCGGAGGCCGCCGGCTTCGACGTGCTGATCGTCACCGGCGACCGGGACTCCTTCCAGCTGGTGTCCGAGCACACCACCGTGCTGTATCCGACGAAGGGCGTCTCCGAGCTCACCCGGTTCACGCCGGAGAAGGTCGAGGAGAAGTACGGGCTCACCCCGCAGCAGTACCCGGACTTCGCGGCGCTGCGCGGCGACCCGTCCGACAATCTGCCGGGCATCCCGGGCGTCGGCGAGAAGACCGCAGCCAAGTGGATCACCCAGTTCGGGTCGTTCGCGGAGCTCGTGGAGCGTGCCGAGGAGGTCAAGGGCAAGGCCGGGCAGAACTTCCGGGACCACCTGGAGGCCGTCAAGCTCAACCGGGTCCTGACCGAGATGGTCAAGGACGTGGAACTGCCCAAGGCCCCCGCCGACCTGGCCCGCGTCGCGTACGACCGGACCGCCATGCTCGGTGTGCTCGACGTGCTGGAGATCCGCAACGCCTCGCTGCGCGAGCGGCTGCTCGCCGTGGACCCGGGCGCCGCCGAGGAGCCCGCCCCGGCTCCCGCGGCCAGTGTCGAGCTGGACGGGTCCGTGCTGGGCACGGGCGAGCTGGCGCCGTGGCTGGAGAGCCACGCGGGCGGGCCGCTGGGCATCGCGACCGTCGACAGCTGGGCCCTGGGCCAGGGCAGCATCAGCGAGATCGGGCTCGCTGCGGCCGCTGGCGCCGCCGCATGGTTCACGCCCGCCGAGCTGGACGAGGCCGACGAGCGGGCCTTCGCGGCCTGGGCCGCCGACCCGGCCAAGCCCAAGGTGGTGCACAACGCCAAGGGCCTGATGCGGGTCTTCCCCGAGCACGGCTGGAGCCTCGCGGGTGTCGCCATGGACACCGCGCTCGCCGCCTACCTGGTCAAGCCGGGCCGCCGGTCCTTCGACCTGGACGCCCTGTCCATGGAGTACCTGCACCGGGAGCTGGCGCCCGCCGCCGCCGACGGCCAGCTGGCCTTCGGCGCCGACGACACGGCCGAGGCCGAGGCGCTGATGGGGCAGGCCCGCGCGGTGCTGGACCTGGGCGACGCCTTCACCGACAAGCTCGCCGAGGTCGGTGCCGCGGAGCTGCTGCACGACATGGAGCTGCCGACGTCCGAGCTCCTCGCCCGGATGGAGCGGTCGGGCATCGCCGCCGACCGCGACCACCTGGAGGCCATGGAGCAGCAGTTCGCCGGCGCCGTGCAGCAGGCGGTGAAGGAGGCGCACGCGGCGGTCGGCCACGAGTTCAACCTCGGTTCGCCCAAGCAGCTGCAGGAGGTCTTCTTCGGCGAGCTGGACCTGCCGAAGACGAAGAAGACCAAGACCGGCTACACCACGGACGCGGACGCGCTGGCCTGGCTGGCCACGCAGACGGACCACGAACTGCCGGTGATCATGCTCCGCCACCGTGAGCAGGCCAAGCTGCGCGTCACCGTCGAGGGTCTGGTCAAGACCATCGCCGCCGACGGCCGGGTGCACACCAGCTTCAGCCAGACCGTCGCCGCGACCGGCCGGCTGTCCTCCACCGACCCCAACCTGCAGAACGTGCCGGTGCGCACCGACGAGGGGCGCGCCATCCGCCGCGGCTTCGTCGTCGGCGAGGGCTTCGAGTCCCTCATGACGGCCGACTACAGCCAGATCGAGCTGCGCGTCATGGCCCACCTCTCCGAGGACGAGGGTCTGATCGAGGCGTTCGCGACCGGCGAGGACCTGCACACCACCGTCGCCTCCCAGGTGTTCGGGGTGGAGCGGTCCGCGGTCGACGCCGAGATGCGCCGCAAGATCAAGGCCATGTCGTACGGCCTCGCGTACGGGCTCTCCGCCTTCGGCCTCGCCCAGCAGCTGAACATCGAGCCCGCCGAGGCGCGCGGCCTGATGGAGACGTTCTTCGAGCGGTTCGGCGGGGTCCGCGAGTACCTGCAGCGCGTCGTGGACGAGGCCCGGGCCACCGGATACACGGCGACGGTCTTCGGCCGCCGCCGGTACCTGCCCGACCTCAACAGCGACAACCGCCAGCGCCGCGAGGCCGCCGAGCGGATGGCGCTCAACGCCCCGATCCAGGGCACCGCCGCCGACATCGTCAAGGTCGCGATGCTGCGCGTGGACAAGGCGATCGCCGAGGCCGGCCTGCGGTCGCGGATGCTGCTCCAGGTCCACGACGAAATCGTGCTGGAGATCGCCCCGGGCGAGCGCGAGCGGGTCGAGGAGCTGGTGCGCCGCGAGATGGGCGCCGCCGTCGAGCTCCGGGCCGCGCTGGACGTGTCCGTGGGCGTCGGCCCGGACTGGGAGTCCGCCGCGCACTGA
- a CDS encoding FdhF/YdeP family oxidoreductase: MATKPPTGDPIQDAPQVTPPKHAAAGLPAIGHTLRIAQQQMGVARTARTLLKVNQKDGFDCPGCAWPEGDKRHTAEFCENGAKAVAEEATLRRVTPEFFAAHPLADLATRSGYWLGQQGRITQPVYLAEGADRYEAVSWERAFSIIAEELTALASPDEALFYTSGRTSNEAAFLFQLFAREFGTNNLPDCSNMCHESSGSALNETIGIGKGSVSLEDLHQADLIIVAGQNPGTNHPRMLSALEQAKSAGAKIISVNPLPEAGMERFKNPQTPLGMLRGTALNDLFLQIRIGGDQALFRLLNKLVIEAGGATDEAFIREHTHGYEEFAATAEEAGWEETLTATGLTRPEIERALALILASERTIVCWAMGLTQHKHAVATIREVVNLLLLRGNIGRPGAGVCPVRGHSNVQGDRTMGIFERPAPAFLDALDKEFGITSPRGHGYDVVRSIQAMRDGKAKVLFAMGGNFVGATPDTEVTEAAIRRTALTVHVSTKLNRSHAVTGRRALILPTLGRTDKDVQAGGKQFVTVEDSMGMVHASRGNLAPASPHLLSEPAIVARLARAVLGPASTTPWEDFERDYASIRDRIARVIPGFEDFNTKVARPGGFQLPHAPRDERRFPTKTGKANFTAAPVEYPRVPQGRLLLQTLRSHDQYNTTIYGLDDRYRGITGGRRVVMVNPADAAELGLADGSYTDLVSEWKDGVERRAPGFRVVHYPTARGCAAAYYPETNVLVPLDSTADTSNTPASKSVVVRFEPA, translated from the coding sequence ATGGCGACCAAGCCGCCCACAGGCGATCCGATACAGGACGCACCGCAGGTCACACCGCCCAAGCACGCGGCCGCCGGCCTGCCGGCGATCGGGCACACCCTGCGGATCGCCCAGCAGCAGATGGGCGTGGCCCGCACCGCCCGCACGCTCCTCAAGGTCAACCAGAAGGACGGCTTCGACTGCCCCGGCTGCGCCTGGCCCGAGGGCGACAAGCGGCACACCGCCGAATTCTGCGAGAACGGCGCCAAGGCCGTCGCCGAGGAGGCCACGCTGCGCCGGGTCACCCCGGAGTTCTTCGCCGCGCACCCCCTCGCCGACCTGGCCACGCGCTCCGGGTACTGGCTGGGCCAGCAGGGCCGCATCACCCAGCCCGTGTATCTGGCGGAAGGCGCCGACCGGTACGAGGCGGTCAGCTGGGAGCGGGCCTTCTCGATCATCGCCGAGGAGCTGACCGCCCTCGCCTCCCCCGACGAGGCCCTCTTCTACACCTCGGGCCGTACCAGCAACGAGGCCGCGTTCCTCTTCCAGCTCTTCGCCCGCGAGTTCGGCACCAACAACCTGCCCGACTGCTCCAACATGTGCCACGAGTCCTCGGGCTCCGCGCTGAACGAGACCATCGGCATCGGCAAGGGCAGCGTCTCCCTCGAAGACCTCCACCAGGCCGACCTGATCATCGTCGCCGGGCAGAACCCGGGCACCAACCACCCGCGCATGCTCTCCGCCCTGGAACAGGCCAAGTCCGCCGGCGCGAAGATCATCTCGGTGAATCCGCTGCCCGAGGCCGGCATGGAGCGCTTCAAGAACCCGCAGACCCCCCTCGGCATGCTCAGGGGCACCGCCCTCAACGACCTGTTCCTGCAGATCCGCATCGGCGGCGACCAGGCCCTCTTCCGCCTCCTGAACAAGCTGGTCATCGAGGCGGGCGGCGCCACCGACGAGGCCTTCATCCGCGAGCACACCCACGGCTACGAGGAATTCGCGGCCACCGCCGAGGAAGCCGGCTGGGAGGAGACCCTCACCGCGACGGGCCTGACCCGGCCCGAGATCGAGCGCGCCCTCGCCCTGATCCTGGCCTCCGAGCGCACCATCGTCTGCTGGGCCATGGGCCTCACCCAGCACAAGCACGCCGTCGCCACCATCCGCGAGGTCGTCAACCTCCTCCTGCTGCGCGGCAACATCGGCCGCCCCGGCGCCGGCGTCTGCCCGGTCCGCGGCCACTCCAACGTGCAGGGCGACCGCACCATGGGGATCTTCGAACGCCCCGCGCCCGCCTTCCTCGACGCCCTCGACAAGGAATTCGGGATCACCTCGCCGCGCGGGCACGGCTACGACGTGGTCCGCTCCATCCAGGCGATGCGCGACGGCAAGGCCAAGGTCCTCTTCGCCATGGGCGGCAACTTCGTCGGCGCCACCCCCGACACCGAGGTCACCGAGGCCGCGATCCGCCGCACTGCCCTGACCGTGCACGTGTCCACCAAGCTGAACCGCTCCCACGCGGTCACCGGCCGGCGCGCCCTGATCCTGCCCACCCTCGGCCGCACCGACAAGGACGTGCAGGCGGGCGGCAAGCAGTTCGTGACCGTCGAGGACTCCATGGGCATGGTCCACGCCTCCCGCGGCAACCTCGCCCCCGCGAGCCCCCACCTGCTCTCCGAGCCCGCGATCGTGGCCCGGCTGGCCCGCGCCGTCCTCGGCCCCGCCTCCACCACCCCGTGGGAGGACTTCGAGCGCGACTACGCCTCGATCCGCGACCGGATCGCCCGCGTGATCCCCGGTTTCGAGGACTTCAACACCAAGGTGGCCCGGCCCGGCGGCTTCCAGCTCCCGCACGCCCCGCGCGACGAGCGCCGCTTCCCCACGAAGACCGGCAAGGCCAACTTCACCGCCGCACCCGTGGAGTACCCCCGCGTGCCGCAGGGACGGCTGCTCCTGCAGACCCTGCGCAGCCACGACCAGTACAACACCACGATCTACGGCCTCGACGACCGCTACCGCGGCATCACCGGCGGCCGCCGCGTCGTCATGGTCAACCCCGCGGACGCCGCGGAGCTGGGCCTGGCCGACGGCTCGTACACGGACCTGGTCAGCGAGTGGAAGGACGGCGTGGAGCGGCGGGCGCCCGGCTTCCGCGTCGTGCACTACCCGACCGCCCGCGGCTGCGCGGCCGCGTACTACCCCGAGACCAACGTGCTGGTCCCGCTGGACTCCACCGCCGACACCAGCAACACCCCCGCGAGCAAGTCCGTCGTCGTGCGGTTCGAGCCCGCCTGA